A window from Triticum aestivum cultivar Chinese Spring chromosome 6D, IWGSC CS RefSeq v2.1, whole genome shotgun sequence encodes these proteins:
- the LOC123143056 gene encoding probable serine/threonine-protein kinase PBL15 has protein sequence MPRPWRQVLASATKCWSAEEDEEAADARNYRPPNSEFSRRLASFRRLSAMANSPAPTDGKDDEDNADGAGEMGAVPMRQLHSFSLSELRGVTHDFSSGYLLGEGGFGAVHKGFVDAGMRPGLEPQPVAVKQLNIAGHQGHREWLAEVIFLGQFRHEHLLKLLGYCCEDEERLLVYEFMPRGSLDNHLFKRISATLPWGTRLKVAIGAAKGVAFLHGGKQPVIYRDLKASNILLDSDFTAKLSDFGLAKLGPEGEETHVSTRVMGTHGYAAPEYVQTGHLTVKSDVYSFGVVLLELLTGRRAMEHVPGRTARAEQTIKLVEWTRPYLASSRRLRCIMDQKLSGHYSVKGARAMAHLAVRCTNPQPRDRPSMAVVVEELEQLEGLKDMAVSMGLFWPTAPAAGRNALSAKFRAEMKGAGTGAVPRRRTASANLS, from the exons ATGCCGAGGCCATGGAGGCAGGTGCTGGCGTCGGCGACCAAGTGCTGGAgcgcggaggaggacgaggaggccgcGGACGCCCGGAACTACCGCCCGCCCAACTCCGAGTTCTCGCGCCGGCTCGCCTCCTTCCGGCGCCTATCCGCCATGGCCAACAGCCCCGCGCCCACGGACGGCAAGGATGACGAGGACAACGCCGACGGTGCGGGGGAGATGGGGGCGGTCCCCATGCGGCAGCTGCACTCCTTCAGCCTCAGCGAGCTTCGTGGCGTCACGCACGACTTCTCCAGCGGCTACCTCCTCGGGGAGGGCGGGTTCGGCGCCGTCCACAAGGGTTTCGTCGACGCCGGCATGCGGCCCGGCCTCGAGCCCCAGCCCGTCGCCGTCAAGCAGCTCAACATCGCCGGCCACCAAGGCCACAGGGAGTGGCTG GCCGAGGTGATCTTCCTTGGGCAGTTCCGGCATGAGCACCTGTTGAAGCTACTTGGGTACTGCTGCGAGGACGAGGAGCGCCTCCTCGTCTACGAGTTCATGCCGCGCGGCAGCCTCGACAACCACCTCTTTAAAAGGATATCCGCGACGCTGCCATGGGGCACCAGGCTCAAGGTCGCCATCGGCGCCGCCAAGGGCGTTGCCTTCCTCCATGGCGGCAAGCAGCCCGTCATCTACCGAGACTTGAAGGCGTCCAACATCCTTCTCGACTCG GATTTCACGGCGAAGCTGTCAGACTTTGGACTGGCAAAGTTGGGCCCTGAGGGGGAGGAGACACACGTGAGCACCCGCGTGATGGGCACCCACGGCTACGCGGCACCCGAGTACGTGCAGACGGGCCACCTAACGGTGAAgagcgacgtgtacagcttcggcgtgGTGTTGCTGGAGCTCCTAACAGGCCGCCGGGCAATGGAGCACGTCCCTGGCCGCACTGCACGCGCTGAGCAGACCATCAAGCTCGTGGAGTGGACCCGGCCCTACCTCGCTAGCAGCCGCCGCCTGCGCTGCATCATGGACCAAAAGCTCTCGGGCCACTACTCCGTCAAGGGCGCCCGCGCcatggcgcacctggcagtgcgtTGCACGAACCCACAGCCCCGGGACAGGCCAAGCATGGCTGTTGTGGTGGAGGAGCTCGAGCAGCTGGAGGGGCTCAAGGACATGGCTGTCAGCATGGGCCTCTTTTGGCCCACGGCTCCCGCTGCCGGGAGAAACGCACTCTCCGCCAAATTTCGGGCCGAGATGAAGGGCGCCGGCACCGGCGCCGTCCCGCGGCGGAGAACCGCGTCTGCCAACCTGTCGTGA